A single genomic interval of Streptomyces sp. NBC_00663 harbors:
- a CDS encoding pyruvate dehydrogenase — protein MAKQNVAEQFVDILVRAGVKRLYGVVGDSLNPVVDAVRRNAGIDWVHVRHEETAAFAAGAEAQITGRLTACAGSCGPGNLHLINGLYDAHRSMAPVLALASQIPSSEIGLGYFQETHPDQLFRECSHYSELISSPKQMPRLLQTAIQHAVGRSGVSVVSLPGDIADDPAPDKPLETALVTTRPTVRPGDTEIDKLVEMIDKAGRVTLFCGSGTAGAHAEVMEFAGKIKSPVGHALRGKEWIQYDNPYDVGMSGLLGYGAAYEATHECDLLILLGTDFPYNAFLPDDVKIAQVDVRPEHLGRRSKLDLAVWGDVKETLRCLTPRVKEKQNRRFLDKMLKKHADALEGVVKAYTRKVEKHVPIHPEYVASVLDELADDDAVFTVDTGMCNVWAARYISPNGRRRIIGSFSHGSMANALPMAIGAQFTDRKRQVVSMSGDGGFSMLMGDFLTLVQYDLPVKVVLFNNSSLSMVELEMLVAGLPSYGTTNTNPDFAAVARACGAYGVRVEKPKQLAGALKDAFKHKGPALVDVVTDPNALSIPPKVSTEMVTGFALSASKIVLDGGVGRMLQMARSNLRNVPRP, from the coding sequence ATGGCCAAGCAGAACGTCGCCGAACAGTTCGTAGACATCCTCGTCCGCGCCGGTGTGAAGCGCCTCTACGGCGTCGTCGGCGACAGCCTGAACCCGGTCGTCGACGCCGTGCGCCGCAACGCGGGCATCGACTGGGTGCACGTTCGGCACGAGGAGACCGCCGCCTTCGCCGCGGGCGCCGAGGCCCAGATCACCGGCCGACTCACCGCCTGTGCCGGTTCCTGCGGCCCGGGGAACCTGCACCTCATCAACGGTCTCTACGACGCCCACCGCTCCATGGCGCCCGTCCTCGCCCTCGCGTCCCAGATCCCGTCCAGCGAGATCGGCCTGGGCTACTTCCAGGAGACCCACCCCGACCAGCTGTTCCGTGAGTGCAGCCACTACAGCGAGCTGATCTCCAGCCCGAAGCAGATGCCGAGGCTGTTGCAGACGGCGATCCAGCACGCGGTCGGCCGCAGCGGCGTCAGCGTGGTGTCCCTCCCGGGTGACATCGCCGACGACCCCGCCCCGGACAAGCCGCTGGAGACGGCTCTCGTCACCACCCGGCCCACGGTCCGTCCCGGCGACACCGAGATCGACAAGCTCGTCGAGATGATCGACAAGGCCGGCCGGGTCACCCTCTTCTGCGGCAGCGGCACGGCCGGCGCGCACGCCGAGGTCATGGAGTTCGCCGGGAAGATCAAGTCCCCGGTGGGACACGCCCTGCGGGGCAAGGAGTGGATCCAGTACGACAATCCGTACGACGTCGGCATGAGCGGTCTGCTCGGCTACGGCGCCGCCTACGAGGCCACCCACGAGTGCGATCTGCTGATCCTGCTCGGCACCGACTTCCCGTACAACGCGTTCCTGCCCGACGACGTCAAGATCGCCCAGGTCGATGTCCGCCCCGAGCACCTGGGCCGCCGCTCCAAGCTCGACCTCGCGGTGTGGGGCGATGTGAAGGAGACCCTGCGGTGTCTGACCCCGCGGGTGAAGGAGAAGCAGAACCGACGCTTCCTCGACAAGATGCTCAAGAAGCACGCCGACGCTCTGGAAGGCGTGGTCAAGGCCTACACCCGCAAGGTCGAGAAGCACGTCCCGATCCACCCCGAGTACGTGGCCTCCGTCCTCGATGAACTCGCCGACGACGACGCCGTGTTCACGGTCGACACCGGCATGTGCAATGTCTGGGCCGCCCGCTACATCTCACCGAACGGCCGCCGCCGCATCATCGGCTCCTTCTCGCACGGCTCCATGGCCAACGCGCTGCCGATGGCGATCGGCGCCCAGTTCACCGACCGCAAGCGCCAGGTCGTGTCGATGTCCGGCGACGGCGGGTTCTCCATGCTGATGGGCGACTTCCTGACCCTGGTGCAGTACGACCTTCCCGTGAAGGTCGTACTCTTCAACAACTCCTCCCTGTCCATGGTCGAGTTGGAGATGCTGGTCGCCGGACTCCCGTCGTACGGCACCACGAACACGAACCCCGACTTCGCCGCCGTCGCCCGCGCCTGCGGTGCCTACGGTGTCCGCGTCGAGAAGCCCAAGCAGCTCGCCGGGGCGTTGAAGGACGCCTTCAAACACAAGGGCCCGGCCCTCGTCGACGTCGTCACCGACCCCAACGCCCTCTCCATCCCACCGAAGGTCAGCACCGAGATGGTCACCGGCTTCGCCCTCTCCGCCTCGAAGATCGTGCTCGACGGCGGCGTGGGCCGCATGCTCCAGATGGCCCGCTCCAACCTGCGCAACGTGCCCCGGCCCTAG